The following are encoded in a window of Pseudomonadota bacterium genomic DNA:
- a CDS encoding dockerin type I domain-containing protein, with protein MKNLVLLLVFSVLWFVDHNVFADPQASTNYRIDWDVIDASGIPMTSTNYTVFDSPAQAGPIGMSASTNYQLSAGFHAPPDSDTDTVRDFVDNCSLDPNSSQLDTNNDGFGNFCDPDLNNDGSVNFVDYAQMTVAFLATPASPNWNADADLNGDNIVNFIDIARFQLFFLGPPGPSGVD; from the coding sequence ATGAAGAATCTGGTACTCCTGCTCGTATTCTCAGTTTTATGGTTTGTCGATCATAATGTGTTTGCAGATCCTCAGGCCAGTACCAACTACCGGATTGACTGGGACGTCATCGATGCCAGTGGTATACCGATGACATCTACCAACTACACGGTATTTGATTCTCCGGCGCAAGCCGGCCCGATTGGCATGTCAGCGAGCACTAACTATCAACTCTCTGCCGGGTTTCATGCGCCGCCTGATTCGGATACAGACACGGTGCGCGATTTTGTCGACAACTGCAGTTTGGACCCAAACAGTTCCCAGCTTGACACCAACAATGATGGTTTTGGTAACTTCTGTGACCCTGACCTGAACAACGACGGCAGCGTCAACTTTGTGGACTATGCACAAATGACTGTCGCGTTTCTCGCCACGCCCGCCAGTCCTAACTGGAATGCGGACGCGGATTTGAATGGCGACAACATCGTCAACTTTATTGATATTGCTCGCTTCCAGCTGTTCTTTTTA